In the genome of Luteitalea pratensis, the window TTCTCCTCTTCCACGGTGACAAGGATGCCGCGGTGTCCGACGAGCAATCGCGCGCGATGGCGGCGGCCCTCGACAAGGCGGGCGTCGAGGCGAAGCTCGTCGTCATTTCTGGCGGCGCCCACGGGCGGAACTTCGGCCTGGCGTCGGCCGACGATCGCCCGGCGGGCTACTTCGTGATGATCACGCAGTGGTTCGCCGAGCACCCGAAATAGTCAGCCTCTGCGGCGATTGAGCCCGGCTACGTCGACGCCTAGCTTGCCGCTGCAACCGACGAGCGGCGGACGGCTGGCAAAGCATGAGACTGGATTGTGCCGCTCACGGCTGAGCGGCAGTCGTCAGCTGGACAGGAGAGTAGGGCGTGGAGTGGATTTTCCGCACTTGGACGCTCATGTTTTGGGTCCCGCTAATCGCATCGGCCGCGACCGGCTGGTTCGCTCTGGGTCGTGGCCTCCTTGCGCGGCCGGTTCCGCTTGTTCTGTGGTTTCTCACGGCGTTGCTACTTCAGTTCGCCTCCGGGCCGTTTTCGATGGCTTGGACCAGTGGCTTGGTGGCTCAGTCGGCCCTAGCCATCTACTTGAGCATTCGGCTGAAGCTCGAAGCATGAGCCGGAGCTTGAAGCGCAGGTGGCGAATGCGGCTCTGGCCGGGTGCGAAGGCAACAGTAGTCCGAACGCTCGTCGGCGTCCCACACGTCGCAGCATCGTTCCAGTGCTTCGCGCTGAGCTTCGGGGCGACTCGAGTCCTCTATTCCGACTGGCCTTTTGGTCATAGCGGTCCAACGCACACCTGCGGTCTTGATATTCCCTGCCGACGTATCGCGGCTAAGTTGACAGTGGTGGGCGCATTCGTGTCCCTTCATCGCCTCGGCTTGGGCACCCCTGTGCTCTCGACGCCGGCGCGAGGGGCGCTTCAACGTGGGTCGTTCCCTCTGGTCGTGGCGTGGTTGGCAGCTGTCGGGTGGCACTTCGCCAGCTAACATCCAAATGCAGCCGACGCGCCGTGTGATGCTTGCCGGCGCGCGGCTGATTTGGCATCGTTGGGCAGCGAGTCGACACTTCATTCCTTGGAAGGGGGAATTGCTCGAATGACTAATCTCAAGGAACTGTAGCGTTGTTTGGCGCGACGATCGGTACCGGCCGAGACCTCACCGATACATGTCTTTGTCAGCTACGCCCACGAAGACGAACAAGCTGTCGCGGGGTTAGTGGCCGATCTCAGGCGAGAAGGGGTGGACGTTTGGTTCGCCCAACACAAGCTGCAGCCTGCAGATCGGATAAGTGGCGAGGTTCGGGCCGCCATCGAGAAGGCACGGTTCGTTCTTGTGGCCTTGACTCAGCAGGCGCGTAACTCTGCCCAACATCGGCTTGCAGCCGACGGCGGCCGGAATTCATAAGCCGCCGCGGCTGAAGCCGAAGCGTTGGCCGGATGGACGGAACGACGGAAACACGGAGATCTGCGCCGACACCGGGAGTCCGTCGACGATCGACACGTCGAAACGGGGTATCTCTTGAACCTCGTGGCGCTCGCGACACGTGCAACTGGGCCGCGTGGAGCGGCGTTCTGGTGCCGAGGGCCGAACCGTTGCCCCGAACCCGCAGCCGGTATGGGACGGACGAAATAGTGACCACGACGAACATCTTTCTCGGCAACTGGAGGATCGTCGAAACGGAGCTCTGGGACCTCGACGCTCTCGACGTGTTCACCCCGGCGAGGCTCTCGCTCAGCGCGAAGCACGAAGGACAGCTCGCGTTCATCGCGGTCGAGGCGCAGCTCGATTACCGCGTTGTCGTTCGTGACGGCTTGCCTGCCATCGAGTTCTCGTTCGAGGGATTCGATGAGGGCGACCAAGTCATGGGGCGTGGCTGGGCGGTGTTGGAAGGCGAGCGCCTCCGAGGTCGGCTGTTCTTTCATCACGGTGACGATTCGTCATTTGTCGCCGAGCGGGAACAGACCCGCCACGTCAAGGAATAGACCGGCGAACAAGCGCTTGCAGCCGACGGCGTCGACGAAACGGAAGCGCCGCGGTTGACACGGAAACGTTAGGCGGCTCGACGCCAGGTTCGGTTCACGGGCGAACTGACCGGAGACACGCTGTCGGGCACGCTGGACCTCGGTGAGTACCGATCAGCGGCCTGGACCGCGAAACGGGTCGCCTCGGCGTGAGGTAGGGTCCAAGGTAGGGCCGGTTCTCAGAACCGGCCAATGCAGGGGCCGCGCTCGGACAGCAGCCCTACCTGGGCTCACGCCGTTTGTCAGCATTCGGCATCGCGACAAATTGCAATGCTTGGGCTCTGTTGGGCGCTCCTTGATGGTAGGCTCCCAAACGTAATGATCGTGCGAGACCTCGACACGGTGTCGCTCGACCGTATCATCGACGAGCGTGTTCTCATAGAGCCCGTCGAGGCGTATGCGGTCCTCCAGTTCGTCTGGGAGCGACTCCGGGCGTCACGCGACTCCGACGGGCGCATGTTGCCCCTCCCTGCGCTGAGCGCGTTGGCCATCAGTGCCACCGGCGACATCGACGCGATGCGGCCCCCGCGTGAGGTCAGTCGGACCATGCGGCGGCCACACGAAGTGGCGCAGGAACTCGGCCACCTGCTGCTCCAGTTGTTGTTGTCGGGACAGCCAGATCTGCCAGATGTCCCTGCCGCCTGCCTCGACGCGGTGCGCCGGGTGATGATGCTCACCCCGATCCCCGGCGGACTCCGACCGATTACAGCACCGGAGGCGCTGTTCACGGCGCTCGAAGCCTTCCGCCCGCGCGACACGTACGCCGCGCGCGCGGCGCTGTTTGCTCGCTGGGTGGCGACCTCGCGCAGCGCGACCACGTTCAGGGCCGAGGTCCGCACCGACGGTCGCCCGGCCATGGGGACACCAACGCCTCGCGCCCAGGGCGTGCCAACGCCTCAGGCCGGCCCGACCCAACGAACGTCCGGCAAGCCCGCTCGACACGCCGAGGTTGAACTTCGCCTGCACTTCGATACGGCTGGATCGACGCCGGTGCAGGTGGTTCCGGCCTTGCCCGCGCGCCACGCCCGGCCGGACCTGGCGACGTCACGCGCTCGCTTGTCGCTTGTCGTGACCATGTGCCTGGCCGTGCTCGGCATGATGCCGCGCTGAGCGCTCGCGTCAGGCTTTTCACCCCAACCTGGCAGATTCAGCCGTCGGGGAACAGCACCGCGGCGCCTGTCAGTCGTCCATCGCGCAGGTCGGACAGCGCGCGGTTGGCATCGGCCAGCGGGTAGGCACGCGTGTGCGTGCGGATGAACCCGTCCGCGGCCACCTTCAGGAAGTCCCGGGCATCCTCCCGCGTCAGGTTGGCGACCGAGCGCACGGTGCGCTCGCCCCACAGCAGGCGATACGGGAACGACGGCAGGTCGCTCATGTGGATGCCGGCGCAGACCACCGTGCCGCCGGCGACGGTGCGCGACAGCGCCTCCGGCACGAGCACACCGATCGGCGCAAAGATCAGCGCGGCGTCGAGAGGCGCGGGCGGCGGTTCGTCCGACCCGCCTGCCCAGGTGACGCCGAGCGCTTCGGCAAACTGCAGGGCATCGCCATCACCGGGCCTGGTGAACGCATAGACGTCGCGCCCCTGGTGCAGGGCGACCTGCGCGACGATGTGCGCAGCCGCGCCGAACCCGTAGATGCCGATGCGACGGGCCTCGCCCGCCATGCGGTAGGCGCGATGCCCGATCAGGCCCGCGCACATCAGCGGCGCAGCGTGCTCATCGTCGTACGCCTCCGGGAGCGGGAACACGAAGCGGGCATCAGCTACCGCGTACTCTGCGTAGCCGCCGTCGATGTCGTACCCGGTGAACCGGGCTGCGGCGCAGAGGTTCTCTCGCCCCGTCGTGCAGTATCCGCACGAACCGCACGTCTGGCCGAGCCAGGGCACGCCCACGCGCTGCCCGATCGTCAGCCCCTGTACGTCGCGGCCGACGTGGTCGACGATGCCGACGATCTCGTGACCTGGTGTGATCGGTATGGCATGCGCGGGCAGGTCGCCATCGACCACGTGCAGGTCCGTGCGGCACACGCCGCAGGCGCGTACGCGCACGAGCACGTCTCCAGGCCCCGGCGTTGGCCTGGGCCGCTCGCGCGGGTGTACGACGCCCGAGCATGGCTCGGTCAGCGCCATCGACAGCATGCGCGCCTCACTCGTGGCTTGCGTCTGTGTCGTCCGGCTGGCCCGGCTGCATCGGCCCGATGCGGTAGGGCCGCATCATCTCGTTGTCCTCGTGCTCGACGATGTGACAGTGCCACACGTACTGGCCCGCCGCAGTGAACGTTGCGCGGACGCGCGTGACCTCGCCAGGATAGGCAATGACCGTGTCCTTCCAGCCAGATTCCCAAAGTTCAGGGGGCCTGGGCTCCGAGCCTGGCACCAGGTAGACCCTCCCTCCGTTCTCCTCATGAGCGCCCTCGTGCTCGTGCTCCTCCACGACGATGGCCTGGCGGTCGACGACCTGGAAAACCGCCTCATGGATGTGGATCGGGTGGGCGTCTGCCGTCGCGTTGTAGAACTCCCAGGTTTCCGTGTCCCCCTGTGACGGGTTCTCAGTGACTGCCTGGTTCCACCCCAGTGACGTCCACCTGCCGTCGTCGCCGACGGTCCCCAGTCGTGTCTCGGCCGGTGCATCGTCGAAGTCTTCCGACATCTGCTCGATGAGGCCGAGCGGACGCGTGATGCCCCCGGTCAGTGGAACGATGACGGGCAACTGCAGGAACTGTGGCGGTGTACTTGCATCGTCACCGAGCGCCGGCCGGACCTTGAACAGCATCACGAGCCCGGTGCTCGTTGCATCGGCCGCCTCGAAGTCCACACCGGGGATGCCACCACCAAATGGCTCATCAGGTCCCACATTCGCGAGGGCATGTGACCCGACCGGGACGTTGGTGAAGTCGACGATCACGTCGGCGCGTTCTGCCGGAGCCATCAGGATCCGGTTGCCGTTGGCTGCAGTCATGTTGACGGGCGCCGTGAGGAAGCCACCCTCGTTGCCGACCTGCCAGACGTCGACGCCCGGAATGCCGTTGAAGTCGAGAATCAGGAAACGGGAATTGCACCCGTTCAGCAACCGGAACCGGTAACGTCGCTGCTCGACGTTCAGGAACGGCCAGGTGTTGCCGTTGACGATGATGGTGTCGCCGAAGAACTCGGGGTTCCAGATCGGGGAAATGTCGGTGTGCGGGATGTACGGCCCGGCGATCTCGTCGAAGAACGCCCGCGTGTCCGGATAGAACAGCGCCCCGTCCGCGTTGAAGGATCGGTCCTGGATCGCCAGCGGGATCTCGAAGTAGGTCGTTCCCGGACTGTCGCCGTGCCCTGGTGCCGGACCTGGAAAGACGGCCGGCGTCTCCGTGCGGGTGTCGATCACCTCGTCGCCGGGTCCACCCCGGATGATGAAGAAGCCTGCCGGCCCCGCGTACACGTTCAGGCGGGTCATGCCGAGCGTGTGGTCGTGATACCAGGCCGTGCTCGCGCGTTGGCTGTTTGGGTACTGGCATACGGCGGTCCCCCGATGCCACGCGCCCGACCGCGGCGCGCGGATGCCCTGCCTGATCGCCTTGCTGGCAAAGAAGCGGTACCACGTCCCTTCACGTGCGTACCCCCGTGGCACATCGGCGGCATCGGGTAAGTACCACGCCTCGGCGTAGCCATCGCTCTCGTCGCCAACTGAAACGGCGCCGTGCACGTGCGTGACGAGCGGCACAGGCCCGATGTAGGAACCCGGCGTCTCGCTGAAGGTCGGGCGCCGGTCTCGCCCGGTGATTCCACCGGGAGGATTGGCCCAGTGCAGCGTCTGGTCGACGGGCAACAGGTGCGGCAGGTACTTGTTGTCTGCGTCCACAAGTTGGTTGAACCACTTGACGCGCACGGGCGTTCCCGTCTTCGCTTCGATGGTCAGTGATGGCGCGTTGAATATCGCCGAGGCGTCGTTCTCGGTGGCCAGGGGGCCGTAGCCCCAGACCGTGGTGGGCGGCTTTCCGGCCGGGAGCACCTGCTGGGTGAACTGGCGCACTCCGATCTCGTAGTAGTCGATTTGCCCGCGACCGTCGTCGAGGGTACCCGCACGCGGCATGGCCGGCGGCACGAGCAGCGGCGTGGCGAACCTGGCGATGTCGGCCGGGTCAAGACTGCCTCCCGGGATCTGCGCCAGCAACTGCACGCCCCCCGGCGACCACAAGTACAAGCCGAATCCCCCGAGCGAGGTTCGAGCGATGAACGTGCGTCGATTGATCATGGATGGCCCCCCGGTGTGCCAGTGCATGCAACTCGAGGACCGTAGTCGTGCAGGCCAAGGTGTGGGGTCGAAACACCTCGGCCAGGACCGGCGGTGAAGTATGGGCGGCAAGTTCCTTCGTGGGGGATAGCCCGCAGGCCCGCGGGAATGTGCCCAGCCTTTTGGCATGGCCCGAGTGCCACGACTTCGGGCATGATCGCGCGCATGCTTTCGACCCTGCCTCAACGCGTCGGGCGGCGTCAGGTCGCCGCCCTCATGCTCGGTCTCGCGACGTCGGCCGTGACGATGGCGCTGGCGAGGGCGCAGGGGCCCACAGGAGCGTCCAACGCGATGTTCGTCTATTTCGGAACCTACACCGGCGAGAAGAGCCAGGGCATCTATCGCGCCCGCCTCGATCTGGCGGCAGGCACCGTGTCAGAGCCAGAGCTGGCGGCCACGGTCACGAGCCCCAGCTTCCTCGCCCTCGACCCAGCCAGGCGACATCTCTACGCTGCCAACGAAATGGGCAAGTTCGGCGACAAGCCGACCGGCGCGGTGAGTGGCTTTGCCATCGACCGCGCGACGGGCGCGCTCACGCTGCTGAACCAGGAGAGTTCGGGCGGCAGCGGTCCGGCGCACGTCTCGGTGGATCGCAAGGGCCACACCGTACTGGTCGCCAACTACGGCGGCGGCAGCGTCGCGTCGCTGCCGATTGGCCCGGACGGGCGGCTTGGGCCGGCGGCGTCGGTGATCGTGCACGAGGGATCGAGTGTCCATCCGAAGCGCCAGACCAAGCCGTACGCGCACTCCATCAACATGGACACGGTCAACACCTTCGCCTATGCCGCCGACCTGGGCGTTGATCGGATCTTCATCTACCGCCTCGATCCGACGTCATCGAAGCTGACCCCCGCGACACCGGCCTACGCGACAATGACACCCGGATCCGGCCCGCGCCACCTCTCTTTCCATCCGAGTGGCAAGTACGCCTACGTGATCAACGAACTGGCACTGACGGTGACGGTGTTCAGTCGCGACGCGAAGTCCGGAGCATTGACCGAGGTGCAGACCATCAGCACGCTGCCTGCGGGACAGGCGGCCGATCCGGCCTTCAGCACCGCCGAAGTCGTCGTGCATCCGTCGGGCAAGTTCCTCTACGGATCCAATCGCGGGCACGACAGCCTCGTCGTCTTCGCCATCGACGACAAGACGGGCAAGCTGACGCTCGTGCAGCACGTGCCGACGCAGGGCAGCACGCCGCGTGGCTTCGGGATCGATCCCACGGGACGCTACCTGCTGGCAGGCAACCAGCGATCCGACTCCGTCGTCGTCTTCCGCATCGACGCCACCAGCGGCCGTCTCACGCCCACCGGACAGACCCTCAAGGTCGGCTCTCCGGTCAGCGTCGTGTTCGTGCCGGTCACGTGATGCTCAACACTTGAGGCTTGAGGCTTGAGGCTCGAGGCTTGACGCCAAACGCCAAACACCTGTGTTGAATTCCTGAACGCCTGTGTTCCTGTGCTCCTGAGTTCCTGTGTTCCTGCCGTGAGCCCTTAGATGCTTTACCGTCACCGCGTCCTCTCCCTGCTGTTCCTGCTCTCGATGGTGACGTACCTCGATCGCGTCTGCATCGCGGTCGCGGGCCCCGAGATGCAGAAGGACCTCGGCCTCTCGCCGTCGCAGTGGGGGTGGGTGGTCGGCATCTTCGCGCTGTCGTACGCGCTGTTCGAGATCCCCTCGGGCGCGCTCGGCGATCGCATCGGGCCGCGCCGGGTGCTCACGCGCATCGTGCTGTGGTGGTCGGCGTTCACCAGTCTCACCGGACTGGTGTCGAACTATTACCTGCTGCTCGCCACGCGTTTCGCGTTCGGCATGGGCGAAGCGGGCGCCTACCCGAACGCCTCCTCGAGCATCTCGCGCTGGTTCCCGCTGGCGGAGCGGGCGCGTGCGCACGGGACCGTCTGGATGGCGAGCCGTGTCGGCGGCGCGTTGACGCCCTTGCTGGTCGTGCCGATCGTCGCCGCGTGGGGCTGGCGCGCGGCCTTCTACCTGTTCGGGATCATCGGCGTGGTCTGGGCGGCGGCTTGGTACTGGTGGTACCGCGACTATCCCACTGAAATGCCGGGAGTCACCGCGGCGGAACTCGCGCACATCGGTGACTCGTCGGAGAGGCGCGCGCACCACGCGCTGCCCTGGGCGCAGGTCGTGCGCAGTCCGAACTTCTGGATCATCCTGGCCATGTACCACGCGTACTGCTGGGGGTCGTACTTCTACGTCTCGTGGATGCCGACGTACCTGCGCCTCGGT includes:
- a CDS encoding MFS transporter; translated protein: MLYRHRVLSLLFLLSMVTYLDRVCIAVAGPEMQKDLGLSPSQWGWVVGIFALSYALFEIPSGALGDRIGPRRVLTRIVLWWSAFTSLTGLVSNYYLLLATRFAFGMGEAGAYPNASSSISRWFPLAERARAHGTVWMASRVGGALTPLLVVPIVAAWGWRAAFYLFGIIGVVWAAAWYWWYRDYPTEMPGVTAAELAHIGDSSERRAHHALPWAQVVRSPNFWIILAMYHAYCWGSYFYVSWMPTYLRLGRGFTADEMKIYAMLPFLAGAVGNLTGGSLSDVLVRRLGLRNGRRFVAAAGLAASALCLFGTAVVENRLVAVGLLTLGYFSMDCMLPVSWAVCVDVGRRHAGAVTGAMNSAGQIGSFLSSVAFGALVDAFGGRYDVPLVLFSGCLLLSALLFLRIDASEPLIAGDAEPQH
- a CDS encoding zinc-dependent alcohol dehydrogenase family protein, producing the protein MLSMALTEPCSGVVHPRERPRPTPGPGDVLVRVRACGVCRTDLHVVDGDLPAHAIPITPGHEIVGIVDHVGRDVQGLTIGQRVGVPWLGQTCGSCGYCTTGRENLCAAARFTGYDIDGGYAEYAVADARFVFPLPEAYDDEHAAPLMCAGLIGHRAYRMAGEARRIGIYGFGAAAHIVAQVALHQGRDVYAFTRPGDGDALQFAEALGVTWAGGSDEPPPAPLDAALIFAPIGVLVPEALSRTVAGGTVVCAGIHMSDLPSFPYRLLWGERTVRSVANLTREDARDFLKVAADGFIRTHTRAYPLADANRALSDLRDGRLTGAAVLFPDG
- a CDS encoding multicopper oxidase family protein translates to MINRRTFIARTSLGGFGLYLWSPGGVQLLAQIPGGSLDPADIARFATPLLVPPAMPRAGTLDDGRGQIDYYEIGVRQFTQQVLPAGKPPTTVWGYGPLATENDASAIFNAPSLTIEAKTGTPVRVKWFNQLVDADNKYLPHLLPVDQTLHWANPPGGITGRDRRPTFSETPGSYIGPVPLVTHVHGAVSVGDESDGYAEAWYLPDAADVPRGYAREGTWYRFFASKAIRQGIRAPRSGAWHRGTAVCQYPNSQRASTAWYHDHTLGMTRLNVYAGPAGFFIIRGGPGDEVIDTRTETPAVFPGPAPGHGDSPGTTYFEIPLAIQDRSFNADGALFYPDTRAFFDEIAGPYIPHTDISPIWNPEFFGDTIIVNGNTWPFLNVEQRRYRFRLLNGCNSRFLILDFNGIPGVDVWQVGNEGGFLTAPVNMTAANGNRILMAPAERADVIVDFTNVPVGSHALANVGPDEPFGGGIPGVDFEAADATSTGLVMLFKVRPALGDDASTPPQFLQLPVIVPLTGGITRPLGLIEQMSEDFDDAPAETRLGTVGDDGRWTSLGWNQAVTENPSQGDTETWEFYNATADAHPIHIHEAVFQVVDRQAIVVEEHEHEGAHEENGGRVYLVPGSEPRPPELWESGWKDTVIAYPGEVTRVRATFTAAGQYVWHCHIVEHEDNEMMRPYRIGPMQPGQPDDTDASHE
- a CDS encoding toll/interleukin-1 receptor domain-containing protein: MARRSVPAETSPIHVFVSYAHEDEQAVAGLVADLRREGVDVWFAQHKLQPADRISGEVRAAIEKARFVLVALTQQARNSAQHRLAADGGRNS
- a CDS encoding lactonase family protein is translated as MLSTLPQRVGRRQVAALMLGLATSAVTMALARAQGPTGASNAMFVYFGTYTGEKSQGIYRARLDLAAGTVSEPELAATVTSPSFLALDPARRHLYAANEMGKFGDKPTGAVSGFAIDRATGALTLLNQESSGGSGPAHVSVDRKGHTVLVANYGGGSVASLPIGPDGRLGPAASVIVHEGSSVHPKRQTKPYAHSINMDTVNTFAYAADLGVDRIFIYRLDPTSSKLTPATPAYATMTPGSGPRHLSFHPSGKYAYVINELALTVTVFSRDAKSGALTEVQTISTLPAGQAADPAFSTAEVVVHPSGKFLYGSNRGHDSLVVFAIDDKTGKLTLVQHVPTQGSTPRGFGIDPTGRYLLAGNQRSDSVVVFRIDATSGRLTPTGQTLKVGSPVSVVFVPVT